In Dama dama isolate Ldn47 chromosome 9, ASM3311817v1, whole genome shotgun sequence, the following proteins share a genomic window:
- the SH3BP5L gene encoding SH3 domain-binding protein 5-like: MAELRQIPGGRETPQGELRPEVVEDEVPRSPVAEEPGGGGSNSSEAKLSPREEEELDPRIQEELEHLNQASEEINQVELQLDEARTTYRRILQESARKLNTQGSHLGSCIEKARPYYEARRLAKEAQQETQKAALRYERAVSMHNAAREMVFVAEQGVMADKNRLDPTWQEMLNHATCKVNEAEEERLRGEREHQRVTRLCQQAEARVQALQKTLRRAIGKSRPYFELKAQFSQILEEHKAKVTELEQQVAQAKTRYSVALRNLEQISEQIHARRRGQPAHTPGQRRSSPVGAEAGPDGGEDADSGIIEGAEGGGLEEGVSLGPGPAPDTDTLSLLSLRTVASDLQKCDSVEHLRGLSDHTSLDGQELGPRSGGRGGRHQRSISL, translated from the exons ATGGCTGAACTCAGGCAGATTCCAGGGGGGCGGGAGACCCCACAAGGGGAGCTTCGGCCTGAGGTTGTAGAGGATGAAGTCCCTCGGAGCCCAgttgcagaggagcctggaggaggcgGAAGCAACAGCAGTGAAGCCAAATTGTCcccaagagaagaagaagaactgGATCCTAGAATACAG GAGGAGCTGGAGCATCTGAACCAGGCCAGCGAGGAAATCAACCAAGTGGAGCTGCAGCTGGAT GAGGCCAGAACCACCTACCGGAGGATCCTGCAGGAGTCAGCAAGGAAGCTCAACACGCAGGGCTCCCACTTAGGGAGCTGCATCGAGAAGGCCCGGCCCTACTATGAAGCTCGGCGGCTGGCTAAGGAG GcccagcaggagacacagaaggcaGCACTGCGGTATGAGCGGGCTGTGAGCATGCACAACGCTGCCCGGGAGATGGTGTTTGTGGCTGAGCAGGGCGTCATGGCTGACAAGAACCGGCTGGACCCCACGTGGCAGGAGATGCTCAACCACGCCACCTGCAAG GTGAACGAGGCAGAGGAAGAGCGTCTTCGTGGTGAGCGGGAGCACCAGCGGGTGACGCGGCTGTGCCAGCAGGCCGAGGCTCGGGTTCAGGCCCTGCAGAAGACCCTCCGCCGCGCCATTGGCAAGAGCCGGCCCTACTTTGAGCTCAAGGCCCAGTTCAGCCAGATCCTGGAG GAGCACAAGGCCAAGGTGACGGAGCTGGAGCAGCAGGTGGCCCAGGCCAAGACCCGTTACTCAGTCGCCCTGCGCAACCTGGAGCAAATCAGCGAGCAGATTCATGCGCGGCGCCGGGGCCAGCCTGCTCATACCCCGGGCCAGAGGCGCTCCTCTCCAGTGGGGGCGGAGGCTGGGCCTGATGGTGGCGAGGATGCGGACAGCGGGATCATTGAGGGGGCGGAGGGTGGAGGGCTGGAGGAAGGCGTCAGCCTGGGGCCTGGCCCTGCCCCGGACACCGACACGCTGAGCCTGCTGAGCCTGCGCACTGTGGCTTCGGACCTGCAGAAGTGCGATTCCGTGGAGCACCTGCGGGGTCTCTCGGACCACACCAGTCTAGATGGCCAGGAGCTGGGTCCTCGGAGTGGGGGTCGTGGAGGTCGCCACCAGCGCAGTATCAGCCTGTAA